The Hymenobacter sp. DG01 genome has a segment encoding these proteins:
- a CDS encoding bifunctional UDP-N-acetylmuramoyl-tripeptide:D-alanyl-D-alanine ligase/alanine racemase yields MLQFSHLPALTGGTLLQLPASAAPVHRLLLDSRQVTTPAGSVFFALRGPQHDGHRYLPELYRAGVRLFVVDAEAAIPGGVGAYPEAGLLLVPDALAALQAVAADHRRRFHLPVFGITGSNGKTIVKEWLAQLLSPDELICKSPRSYNSQVGVPLSVWELNETHTLGIFEAGISEPGEMARLARIIQPTLGIFTNLGTAHDAGFASAREKVAEKMRLFEDVDTLFYCADHPLVHATARQQLRPERTILSAWTRQRARYDAQEADLLVVVHEASADRTVVRVERARPRPQEYTFTLPFADEPSVENALHGLAVLLWRQVAPTEIQRRLDRLQPVAMRLEMKQALNDCYVLDDTYNNDLAGLRLALDALTRQPRRGRRTLILSDVLESGLGGAELYARVAALLPAHSVERLIGIGPDISQYGAAFTGLDSRFYPDTETFLAGFQPEQFRQELILVKGARRYGFERIVAAFQQKIHGTVLEVNLDALVHNLNFYRRRLQPGVKLMVMVKAFAYGSSSYEVANLLEFHRVDYVAVAYADEGVELRQHGISLPVMVMNPSPDAFQKLRQYHLEPEIYSFERLHDYLRAAREQPLPAIHLKLDTGMRRLGFAEEDLPELCQLLRDNAAHLRVASALTHLAGADEAQHNDFSHQQLAAFQRMAPQLEQALGYPILQHALNSAGIVRFPQAQHSMVRLGIGLYGVEASGQEPDALRPVSSLRTTISQIKTLPAGATVGYGRRGQATDYERRIATLAIGYADGYDRRFGNGVGEVVIRGRRAPLIGNVCMDMCMVDVTGIPEAQAGDSAVVFGEDLPLTELAVRINTIPYELLTNVSERVKRVFIAE; encoded by the coding sequence ATGCTTCAGTTCTCCCACCTGCCCGCTCTTACCGGCGGTACCCTGCTTCAGCTCCCGGCTTCGGCCGCGCCCGTGCACCGCCTGCTGCTGGATAGCCGGCAAGTAACCACGCCCGCCGGTAGCGTGTTTTTTGCCCTGCGCGGCCCCCAGCACGACGGCCACCGCTACCTGCCGGAGCTGTACCGGGCCGGGGTGCGCCTGTTTGTGGTAGATGCCGAAGCAGCCATTCCGGGTGGAGTAGGCGCCTACCCCGAGGCAGGGCTGCTGCTGGTGCCCGATGCCCTGGCAGCTCTGCAAGCCGTAGCCGCCGACCACCGCCGCCGGTTTCACCTGCCGGTATTCGGCATCACGGGCTCCAACGGCAAAACCATTGTGAAGGAGTGGCTGGCCCAACTGCTGAGCCCCGATGAGTTGATTTGCAAGAGCCCCCGCTCCTACAACTCGCAGGTGGGCGTGCCCCTGAGCGTGTGGGAGCTGAACGAGACGCACACGCTGGGCATCTTCGAGGCCGGTATTTCGGAGCCAGGCGAAATGGCGCGCCTGGCCCGCATTATTCAGCCTACCCTGGGCATTTTCACCAACCTGGGCACCGCCCACGACGCCGGCTTTGCCTCAGCCCGGGAAAAGGTAGCCGAGAAAATGCGTCTGTTCGAGGACGTGGACACCCTGTTCTACTGCGCCGACCACCCCCTGGTGCATGCCACCGCCCGCCAGCAGCTACGTCCTGAGCGCACTATTTTGAGTGCCTGGACGCGCCAGCGCGCCCGCTACGATGCCCAGGAGGCCGACCTGCTGGTGGTAGTGCACGAGGCCAGCGCCGACCGCACCGTGGTGCGGGTGGAACGCGCCCGGCCCCGCCCCCAAGAATACACCTTCACTTTGCCTTTCGCCGACGAGCCTTCGGTGGAAAACGCCCTCCACGGGCTGGCAGTGTTGCTCTGGCGGCAGGTAGCGCCCACCGAAATCCAGCGCCGCCTCGACCGGCTGCAGCCCGTGGCCATGCGCCTGGAAATGAAGCAGGCCCTCAACGACTGCTACGTCCTCGACGACACCTATAACAACGACTTGGCCGGCCTGCGCCTGGCCCTCGATGCCCTCACGCGCCAGCCCCGCCGCGGCCGCCGCACCCTCATCCTCTCCGACGTATTGGAGTCGGGACTGGGCGGGGCCGAGCTGTACGCCCGGGTAGCGGCCCTGCTGCCGGCCCACAGCGTAGAGCGCCTCATCGGCATCGGGCCGGATATCAGCCAGTACGGCGCGGCTTTTACCGGTCTGGATAGCCGGTTTTATCCCGATACCGAGACCTTCCTGGCCGGCTTCCAGCCCGAGCAGTTCCGGCAGGAGCTGATTCTGGTGAAGGGTGCCCGCCGCTATGGCTTCGAGCGGATAGTGGCCGCGTTTCAGCAGAAAATTCACGGCACCGTGCTCGAAGTCAACCTCGATGCACTGGTGCACAACCTTAACTTCTACCGCCGCCGCCTGCAGCCGGGCGTGAAGCTGATGGTGATGGTGAAAGCCTTTGCCTACGGCAGCAGCTCTTACGAGGTGGCCAACCTGCTGGAGTTTCACCGCGTCGATTACGTGGCCGTGGCCTATGCCGATGAGGGGGTAGAGCTGCGCCAGCACGGCATTAGTCTGCCGGTAATGGTAATGAACCCCTCGCCCGATGCCTTCCAGAAGCTGCGCCAGTACCACCTGGAGCCGGAAATCTACTCGTTCGAGCGCCTGCACGACTACCTGCGTGCCGCCCGGGAGCAGCCCCTGCCCGCTATTCACCTCAAACTCGATACCGGCATGCGCCGCCTGGGCTTCGCCGAGGAAGACCTGCCCGAGCTCTGCCAGCTGCTGCGCGATAATGCTGCCCACCTGCGTGTAGCCAGCGCCCTGACCCACCTGGCCGGCGCCGATGAGGCCCAGCACAACGACTTCTCCCACCAGCAGCTGGCCGCGTTTCAACGCATGGCGCCCCAGCTGGAACAGGCCCTGGGCTACCCCATCCTGCAACACGCCCTCAACTCGGCCGGCATCGTGCGCTTCCCCCAGGCCCAGCACAGCATGGTGCGCTTGGGCATTGGCCTCTACGGCGTGGAGGCCAGCGGGCAGGAGCCCGATGCCCTGCGGCCCGTCAGCAGTCTGCGCACGACCATTTCCCAGATCAAGACCCTACCTGCCGGCGCTACCGTAGGGTATGGGCGGCGCGGTCAGGCCACCGACTACGAGCGGCGCATTGCCACCCTGGCCATCGGGTACGCCGATGGCTATGACCGGCGTTTCGGTAACGGGGTAGGGGAGGTGGTTATCCGGGGGCGGCGGGCACCGCTTATTGGCAACGTATGCATGGATATGTGCATGGTGGACGTAACGGGCATTCCGGAAGCCCAGGCTGGCGACTCGGCTGTGGTATTTGGGGAAGATTTACCCCTAACGGAACTGGCTGTCCGCATCAATACCATCCCGTATGAGCTGCTCACGAACGTGAGTGAGCGGGTAAAACGGGTCTTTATAGCCGAATAG
- a CDS encoding YfhO family protein, with protein MITPPRQAAAPLWRRVLPHLLAVLFFLVLAAVYFSPILFDGKTLAQHDIVQFNGGAHEAAQFREQTGQEALWTNSMFSGMPTYLISTRFPGDLSVYLHQLFTLGLPAVVANLFLALVCGYALCVALGLSPLVSVVGAVSLAFTSYNLIILAAGHNTKSLALAYAPLVLAGLLVAFRRNKWLGTALFALGLAMNVRSNHLQITYYLLLLVLVFGVVELIFAAREKRLPDFFSRTALLAVAALLAVGVSFGRLYTTLEYSKYSIRGKSELKTPAPTAPGQAPTPAEDSEGSGLGKDYAFSYSYGIGETATLLIPNFYGGASQMKLSDNSETGKALAAAGVPPVQLSDYLAQMPTYWGDQPITSGPVYVGAVVFFLFVLGLMVADRRTRIWLLVGTLLSVLLAWGKNFETFNYLMFDYFPGYNKFRAVSMALTIAQLTMPLLAVLALARVLRGRPAVAPAATPGTHPSLAALAGKPTDDADTALLKKQVLRALAITAGLCALAFLAGLASDFAAPIDLQLQQQEGFPLAALRADRADLLRTDVFRSLFFVAAAGGVLWFFLQRKLSAGLAATLVGLLSLIDLWGVDKRYLNDANFQRETVAEQFVPSPADQQILQDKDLSYRVFNLQNPFNEANTSYFHKSIGGYHGAKLRRYQDLIERQISQNNLQVLNMLNTRYVIVPGQQGQPQQVQRNPGALGNAWFVSEVQKVQNPDQEISALTSLNPATTAVVDASKFPAVKPAYSAAGSSIALTKYTPNELTYRANAAQDGLVVFSEIYYEDGWNAYLDGKPVPHIRANYVLRALPVPAGTHTIEFKFEPSEYALGNTISLVSSVLLIVALLGALYYALRHRPEPHTVTDTLLA; from the coding sequence ATGATTACTCCTCCCCGTCAGGCCGCTGCGCCGCTCTGGCGGCGGGTGCTGCCGCACCTGCTGGCCGTCTTGTTTTTCCTAGTGCTGGCCGCCGTGTACTTCTCGCCCATCCTTTTCGATGGCAAAACACTGGCCCAGCACGACATCGTACAGTTTAATGGCGGGGCCCACGAGGCGGCCCAGTTCCGGGAGCAAACCGGTCAGGAGGCCCTCTGGACCAACTCCATGTTCTCGGGGATGCCCACCTACCTCATCAGCACCCGCTTCCCCGGCGACCTGAGCGTGTACCTGCACCAGCTCTTTACCCTGGGGCTGCCGGCGGTGGTAGCCAACCTGTTTCTGGCCCTGGTCTGCGGCTACGCCTTGTGCGTGGCCCTGGGCCTCTCGCCGCTGGTCAGTGTGGTGGGGGCCGTGTCGTTAGCCTTCACTAGCTACAACCTGATTATTCTGGCCGCCGGCCACAACACCAAAAGCCTGGCCCTGGCCTATGCCCCGCTGGTGCTGGCGGGCCTGCTGGTGGCGTTCCGGCGCAACAAGTGGCTGGGCACGGCCCTGTTTGCCCTGGGCCTGGCCATGAACGTGCGCTCCAACCACCTCCAGATTACCTACTACCTGCTGCTGCTGGTGCTGGTGTTTGGGGTAGTAGAGCTGATTTTCGCGGCCCGCGAGAAGCGCCTGCCCGATTTCTTCAGCCGCACGGCGCTGCTGGCGGTGGCCGCCCTGCTGGCCGTGGGCGTAAGCTTCGGCCGCCTCTACACCACCCTGGAGTACAGCAAGTACAGCATCCGGGGTAAGTCGGAGCTGAAGACGCCGGCCCCGACCGCGCCCGGCCAGGCTCCTACCCCCGCCGAAGACAGTGAAGGCTCGGGCCTGGGCAAGGACTACGCCTTCAGCTACAGCTACGGCATCGGCGAAACAGCTACTCTACTGATTCCCAACTTCTACGGCGGGGCTTCGCAGATGAAGCTCAGCGACAACTCCGAAACGGGTAAGGCCCTGGCTGCGGCCGGGGTGCCACCGGTGCAGCTCTCAGACTACCTGGCCCAGATGCCCACCTACTGGGGCGACCAGCCCATTACCAGCGGCCCGGTGTACGTGGGCGCGGTAGTGTTCTTCCTGTTTGTGCTGGGCCTGATGGTGGCCGACCGCCGCACCCGCATCTGGCTGCTCGTGGGCACCCTGCTCTCGGTGCTGCTGGCCTGGGGCAAGAACTTCGAGACATTCAACTACCTGATGTTCGACTACTTCCCGGGCTACAACAAGTTCCGGGCCGTGAGCATGGCCCTCACCATTGCCCAGCTGACGATGCCCCTGCTGGCCGTGCTGGCTCTGGCCCGCGTGCTGCGCGGCCGGCCGGCCGTGGCGCCGGCCGCTACCCCCGGCACCCATCCCAGCCTGGCCGCTCTGGCCGGCAAGCCCACCGACGATGCCGACACGGCCCTGCTGAAAAAGCAGGTGCTGCGGGCCCTGGCCATTACAGCCGGCCTGTGCGCCCTGGCCTTCCTGGCCGGCCTTGCTTCTGATTTCGCTGCCCCCATTGACCTGCAGCTGCAGCAGCAGGAAGGCTTCCCGCTGGCCGCCCTGCGCGCCGACCGCGCCGATCTGCTCCGCACCGATGTGTTCCGCTCCCTGTTCTTTGTGGCCGCCGCGGGCGGAGTGCTGTGGTTTTTCCTGCAGCGCAAGCTCTCGGCCGGCCTTGCGGCTACTTTGGTGGGGCTGCTGAGCCTGATTGACTTGTGGGGGGTAGATAAGCGCTACCTTAACGATGCCAACTTCCAGCGCGAAACCGTTGCCGAGCAGTTCGTACCCTCCCCCGCCGACCAGCAGATTCTGCAGGATAAGGACCTGAGCTACCGGGTTTTTAACCTGCAGAACCCCTTCAACGAAGCCAATACCTCCTACTTCCATAAGAGCATTGGGGGCTACCACGGGGCCAAGCTGCGCCGCTACCAGGATTTGATTGAGCGCCAGATTTCGCAGAATAACCTGCAGGTGCTCAACATGCTGAACACGCGCTACGTGATTGTGCCGGGCCAGCAGGGCCAGCCCCAGCAGGTGCAGCGCAACCCCGGCGCCCTGGGCAACGCCTGGTTTGTGAGCGAAGTCCAGAAAGTACAGAACCCCGATCAGGAAATCAGTGCCCTCACTAGCCTGAACCCTGCCACTACGGCCGTGGTAGATGCTTCGAAGTTTCCGGCCGTGAAGCCGGCCTACTCCGCCGCAGGCTCCAGCATTGCCCTGACCAAGTACACGCCCAATGAGCTGACCTACCGTGCCAACGCCGCCCAGGATGGCCTCGTGGTCTTCTCCGAAATCTACTACGAAGACGGCTGGAACGCCTACCTCGACGGTAAGCCCGTACCGCACATCCGGGCCAACTATGTGCTGCGGGCCCTGCCCGTGCCCGCCGGCACGCACACCATCGAGTTCAAGTTTGAGCCCTCGGAGTATGCCCTCGGAAACACGATTTCCCTGGTATCGTCGGTGCTGCTGATTGTGGCCCTGCTGGGGGCGTTGTACTACGCCCTCAGGCACCGCCCCGAGCCGCACA
- a CDS encoding EamA family transporter: protein MKLSRHHLAALAAFLIWGFFPIPLRWLAGYASGQILFFRILISLVLLLLLHGLGRRAAVQAVWRQWQAAPPAERRQLAVTTGVGGLLLTSNWLLFIYVVNQVSVQAGSFAYLICPILTALLGFVVLGEKLRPNQWAAIGLSALSCLLLGAGAVKTLLMSLVVASTYAAYLISQRRLQGYDRLVLLTAQLLLAALLILPVAPLLGAQPLAGFRDAHLLAVTALLSLGFTVVPLFLNLYALNVLPSGTVGIMMYLNPLVSFALAFLYFGEQATATQVGAYGVILLSVVLYNLAFQPRPQPTNP from the coding sequence TTGAAACTCTCGCGTCATCACCTGGCCGCCTTGGCGGCTTTTCTTATTTGGGGCTTTTTCCCGATTCCGCTACGCTGGCTGGCCGGCTATGCCAGCGGGCAGATTCTGTTTTTCCGCATCCTGATTTCGTTGGTGTTGCTGCTGCTGCTGCACGGGCTGGGGCGGCGGGCGGCCGTGCAGGCGGTGTGGCGGCAGTGGCAGGCGGCCCCGCCCGCCGAGCGCCGACAGCTGGCCGTCACCACAGGGGTAGGCGGACTGCTGCTTACCTCCAACTGGCTGCTCTTTATTTATGTAGTAAACCAGGTGAGCGTGCAGGCGGGCTCGTTCGCCTACCTTATCTGTCCCATCCTGACGGCTCTGCTGGGCTTTGTGGTGCTGGGCGAGAAGCTGCGCCCCAACCAGTGGGCAGCCATTGGGCTGAGCGCCCTGAGCTGCCTGCTGCTGGGAGCAGGGGCGGTAAAAACCTTGCTCATGAGCTTGGTGGTGGCTTCTACCTACGCGGCCTACCTCATCAGCCAGCGCCGCCTGCAAGGCTACGACCGGCTGGTACTTCTGACGGCGCAGCTGCTGCTGGCGGCCCTACTGATTCTGCCGGTGGCCCCCCTGCTTGGGGCGCAGCCGCTGGCGGGCTTCCGGGATGCGCACCTGCTGGCCGTAACGGCTCTGCTGAGCCTGGGCTTTACCGTGGTGCCTCTGTTCCTGAACCTCTACGCCCTGAACGTGCTGCCCTCCGGCACGGTAGGCATTATGATGTACCTGAATCCGCTGGTGAGCTTTGCGCTGGCCTTTCTGTATTTCGGGGAGCAGGCTACGGCCACCCAGGTGGGGGCCTACGGGGTAATTTTGCTTTCCGTGGTGCTGTATAATCTTGCTTTCCAGCCCCGCCCCCAGCCAACAAACCCCTAA